The segment AGATTTCCTGACGTTCCGAGGCGATCATGGTAATAGGCTCCCAATTGTCGGCAAGTATCCGACCGGCCCACCGAGGCTGCCGACAACCTCGACTCGAATGAGCGTGCCAGGCGCTAACTTGGCGATCCGAGTTGCCCGCGTCACGCCATCGTAAAGGACCAATTGTCCGTCCGAACCACGAAATACGATCGGCGGCGGCATGCCAACCATTGAATTGCCAAACCCTATGATTTGCCGCTGCAACTTGAACGCATCCGCGCCCGATGGCCGCGACGTGGGCAAATGCAATGTGCGCGGGTCAACATCGACCAACTGCGTGGGCATAGTTCAAGTATACTCCCCGCCTACCGAAACGCCATGCCGTACCCGTAACCGACCGGCGGCGGCGGCGGATAGTAATAGCCCGGATAACCCCAGGGTGGCGGCGGGCCCATCATGACGGGCGGCGGCGCCATGGCGACTCCCGCTGGCGGCGGAGCCGGTGGTTGTTGCATCGCGGCGGTCACACGTGGACTGACGTTGGCCCGCTGCAACGTGATCAGATCGCCCGTCTGCGGCGGCGCCTGAACTCCGTTGTAGCGAATGTGATTGACGATCACCTCTTCGTTGACGCCGGCCTGCGACATCGCGATCACATCGTTGATGCCGACAGCCCCCGGCGGCATCGGCCGGCCCATCGTGGCGGCGATGGCGGCCCGGTTGCGGGCTTCGATTTGATCGAGGCCGTTTCCGACCGCCGCTCCGGACACGGCGCCCACGCCCGCTCCTACGAGGGCCCCGGCGACCGGATGCCGCACGGCTTCGCCCACCAGAGCGCCCACGCCGGCGCCCGTCAGTCCGCCGAACGCGGCGCCGCGGTCGGCGTAATAGGGAGAAGTGCAGCCCGCGGTCAGCAGGGCGCCACAGGCGGCGATGAAAAACTGGGATTGTCCCAAGCAAAGCATGATCTGGTCCTGGCCCGGCGTTGGTTTTGCTCCTGACCGGCGCGGGGCGAATCATCGTACATCGGCCCGGCCCGGTCAAGAGGGGTTGGCGTTGACGACCCCGCGTCGCGTCGCGACGATGGATACTACACCACAAAGCACCAAAAATGGCTCAGAGCTTAGAAAACCTGCGAAACATCGGCATTGTCGCCCACATCGACGCCGGCAAGACCACGGTCACCGAGCGGATGCTCTACTACGCCGGCGCCACGCACCGCATGGGCGAGGTCGATAAGGGGACGACCGAGACCGACTTCGATCCCGAAGAGCAGCAGCGCGGCATCACCATCTATTCGGCCAGCGTCAGCTTTTCGTGGAAGCAGTTCGCCGTTAATTTGATCGACACGCCGGGCCACGTCGATTTTACGGCCGAGGTGGAGCGCAGCCTGCGCGTGCTCGACGGCGGAGTGGTGGTGTTCAGTGCCCGCGAAGGCGTCGAGGCCCAGAGCGAAACCGTCTGGCGGCAGGCCGACCGCTACCACGTGCCTCGCATCGCCTTCATCAACAAAATGGACCGCGAGGGGGCCGATTTCCACAGCACGCTCGATGAAATCCGCGACCGGCTGGAAGCGAACCCCGTGGCCATCCAGATTCCCGTCGGCGTCGGGCCGCCGCATATTGCGGGCGCGTTTCGCGGCATCATCGACCTGGTGACGATGAAGTTCCTCACCTTTACGCCGGAGAGCATGGGCAAAGAAGTCGTCGAGTCGGAAATCCCGGACGACCTGCTCGACGAGACAAGATTGTGGCGCGACCAGATGCTGGAGAAGCTCTATGATTACAGCAATGAGTTGATGGAGCTGGCCTTGGCCGAATCGCCCGTGCCCGACGAATTGGTGCGGCGGGTGCTGCGCGATGCGACCACGCACCGGTTGATCGTTCCGGTGCTGTGCGGCTCGGCGCTCGATCATATCGGCATTCAGCCGCTGCTCGACGCGGTCGGCCATTACCTGCCCAGCCCGCTCGACCGCCCGCCGGTGAAAGGCACCGATCCGCAAAAGCCCGGCAAAGAACTGCAGCGCAAGCCCTCCAACGACGAACCCTTCTGCGGTCTGGTGTTCAAGGTCGTGGCCGACAAACATGGCGACCTGAACTTTGTGCGAATCTATTCCGGCGTGCTGAAGGCCAACACGCGGGCCTACAATCCCGGCCAAGACAAGAAAGAAAACGTGGCCCAGCTCTGGCACGTGCAGGCCAGCCGGAAAGAACAAGTCCCGCAGGTCGAAACCGGCGACATCGTGGGGATCATCGGCCTGCGAAATTCCGTCACCGGCGACACGCTCTGCGACGCCAAGCAGCCGATTCTGTTGGAATCGATCCAGTTCCCTGAAACCGTCATGGCGATGGCCATCGAGCCGGAGACCTCCGCCGAAAGAAAAAAGCTGGCCGACACCTTGGAAATGCTCAAGCGACAGGATCCGACGTTCCGGGCCGCCACCAGCGAAGAGACCGGGCAAACCATCATCAGCGGCATGGGCGAATTGCACTTGGAGGTCATCAAGCACCGCCTGCTGCGAGACTTCAACCTGAACGTCAAAGTCAAAAAACCGCAGGTCAGCTATCGCGAGACGATCAAGCAGGCGGTCGAAGTGACCGGAGAGTGCAACCAGCATGTCGCCGGCCAACTGCTGTTTGCCCGCGTGACCATCCGCATGGAGCCGCAGCTCACGGGCGAGCGGGCGGTGAGCGTGCTGCCGGGCAAATCAGAAGGCATTCCGCCGGAGTTGTTGTCCGCCGTGCTCGACGCCTTGAATCAAGAAGCCGAAGGCGGCGGTTCGCTGGGCTATCCGCTGATGAAGGTGAGAATCACGGTGCTGGGCGGCGAGACGAGCGAGGTGGGTTCCAACGAGATCGCCTTTCGCCGGGCGGCGGCCGACGCTTTCCGCACCGGGCTGCGAGAGGCCGGCATCGTGCTCTTGGAGCCGATCATGAAGCTCGAAATCTTGACGCCCGAAGAACACTTGGGCGACATCGTGAGCGACTTGCAGCAGCGTCGGGCGGTGATTACCGAGACGTTGGTCCGCGGGCGAAACACGGTGATCGAGGCCGAGGCGCCGCTGGCCAATTTGTTTGGCTATTCCAGCGCCATCCGCAGCTTGAGCCAGGGCCGGGCGTCGTGTTCGATGGAGCCGACCGCCTACGGGCCTGCACCTGAGGACGTGCTCAAGGCGTTCACGTAGTCCGCCGCCGACCGGTCGCTCTTTGGCCGACGTCGGGCTTTTTTCCTGCAGAGGCGCTCACCGTTCTGCCGATCATAGGGCCACACGGTTCTGGGGGTGCATTCGGCAGCAGCGGGGGCTGTTCTCACATGCGCGGTTTCGATGCTTCGGCTCTCTGTGGCGTGGGCCTCGCTGGTGCTCGCTTCGGGCTGCACGTTGCCCGAAGCGTCGCGGCAGGCCACCGTCCATAACCCGTTTCCGCAGTTGCAGAGGGTCGCCGTCGCCCCCTTCTTCAATCTCAGCACCGAACCGACGGTCGATGGCCGGCAGGTGGCCCTGGCGTATTTCAGCGAGCTGCAACACGTGCCGGGCTTCGAGGTCATTCCCATCGGCGTCGTCGAGAAAACGCTGGAAGCGCAACGGATGCAGTTGAATGGCCCCGCCGAGGCCCGCAAGCTGGCACAGATTCTCGACGTCGACGCCGTGGTGGTGGGGGCCGTGACCGATTTTTCGCCCT is part of the Pirellulales bacterium genome and harbors:
- a CDS encoding glycine zipper domain-containing protein, which encodes MLCLGQSQFFIAACGALLTAGCTSPYYADRGAAFGGLTGAGVGALVGEAVRHPVAGALVGAGVGAVSGAAVGNGLDQIEARNRAAIAATMGRPMPPGAVGINDVIAMSQAGVNEEVIVNHIRYNGVQAPPQTGDLITLQRANVSPRVTAAMQQPPAPPPAGVAMAPPPVMMGPPPPWGYPGYYYPPPPPVGYGYGMAFR
- the fusA gene encoding elongation factor G; amino-acid sequence: MAQSLENLRNIGIVAHIDAGKTTVTERMLYYAGATHRMGEVDKGTTETDFDPEEQQRGITIYSASVSFSWKQFAVNLIDTPGHVDFTAEVERSLRVLDGGVVVFSAREGVEAQSETVWRQADRYHVPRIAFINKMDREGADFHSTLDEIRDRLEANPVAIQIPVGVGPPHIAGAFRGIIDLVTMKFLTFTPESMGKEVVESEIPDDLLDETRLWRDQMLEKLYDYSNELMELALAESPVPDELVRRVLRDATTHRLIVPVLCGSALDHIGIQPLLDAVGHYLPSPLDRPPVKGTDPQKPGKELQRKPSNDEPFCGLVFKVVADKHGDLNFVRIYSGVLKANTRAYNPGQDKKENVAQLWHVQASRKEQVPQVETGDIVGIIGLRNSVTGDTLCDAKQPILLESIQFPETVMAMAIEPETSAERKKLADTLEMLKRQDPTFRAATSEETGQTIISGMGELHLEVIKHRLLRDFNLNVKVKKPQVSYRETIKQAVEVTGECNQHVAGQLLFARVTIRMEPQLTGERAVSVLPGKSEGIPPELLSAVLDALNQEAEGGGSLGYPLMKVRITVLGGETSEVGSNEIAFRRAAADAFRTGLREAGIVLLEPIMKLEILTPEEHLGDIVSDLQQRRAVITETLVRGRNTVIEAEAPLANLFGYSSAIRSLSQGRASCSMEPTAYGPAPEDVLKAFT